The following are from one region of the Quercus robur chromosome 1, dhQueRobu3.1, whole genome shotgun sequence genome:
- the LOC126718367 gene encoding uncharacterized protein YMR315W codes for MAGTAGMAKEKPQLAILGAGIFVRNQYIPRLAEISHLFNLKAIWSRTEESARRAVENASKYFPGVLCKWGVKGLDEIIHDDSIPGVAVVLAGHTQVDISLRLLKAGKHVLQEKPAAASASELETALARYKAICANLSDQPIWAVAENYRFEPAFVESKKLIAEIGDMMSVQVIVEGSMNSSNPYFSSTWRRNYTGGFILDMGVHFIAGLRMLVGCEVVSVSAMTTHVDPDLPPPDNLSSLFQLENGCSGVFVMVVSSRSPQILWRVVGLKGTVQIERGHIDGQHGYLVLFFSADGQRKSSFYPFSGVDAELKTFIHDVSQATRKKGSDYEVEPRLSFLEGARDVAILDAMLESGSKQGALVQVKKF; via the exons ATGGCAGGAACTGCAGGAATGGCAAAGGAGAAACCCCAGTTAGCCATTCTTGGAGCTGGGATTTTTGTGAGGAATCAGTACATTCCAAGACTAGCTGAGATCTCTCACCTCTTCAACCTTAAAGCCATTTGGAGCCGCACTGAG GAATCGGCGAGACGTGCAGTTGAGAATGCTAGTAAATACTTTCCTGGAGTGCTATGTAAGTGGGGGGTTAAGGGTCTTGATGAAATCATCCATGATGATTCAATACCTGGGGTTGCTGTGGTTTTGGCTGGACATACACAG GTTGATATATCACTGAGGCTGCTGAAGGCCGGGAAGCATGTCCTTCAAG AGAAACCGGCGGCAGCTT CTGCAAGTGAGTTGGAAACTGCACTTGCACGCTACAAAGCTATTTGTGCAAATCTTTCTGACCAACCCATTTGGGCTGTGGCAGAAAACTACCGATTTGAGCCTGCTTTTGTTGAG AGCAAGAAACTAATTGCTGAGATTGGGGATATGATGAGCGTTCAAGTTATTGTTGAAGGATCAATGAATAGCTCAAACCCATACTTCTCAAGCACTTGGAGGCGCAACTATACT GGGGGATTCATTCTCGATATGGGGGTACATTTCATTGCAGGATTGAGGATG CTTGTAGGATGTGAGGTAGTCTCTGTCTCAGCTATGACAACTCATGTGGATCCAGACTTACCCCCACCAGATAACTTATCCTCTCTCTT TCAACTGGAGAATGGATGTTCTGGAGTTTTTGTGATGGTTGTTTCATCCAGATCCCCTCAG ATACTCTGGCGCGTTGTTGGCTTGAAGGGAACAGTGCAAATTGAGCGTGGACATATTGATGGACAACATGGTTACCTG GTATTATTTTTTAGTGCTGATGGGCAGCGGAAAAGCTCCTTCTACCCATTTAGTGGAGTGGATGCGgaattaaaaacttttatacATGATGTATCACAGGCTACGCGTAAG AAGGGGAGTGACTATGAAGTTGAGCCTCGCCTATCTTTTCTGGAAGGTGCCAGAGATGTTGCTATTCTAGATGCAATGCTTGAATCTGGATCAAAGCAAGGGGCCCTAGTTCAAGTGAAAAAATTTTAG
- the LOC126718377 gene encoding pentatricopeptide repeat-containing protein At3g62890-like has product MRRCYSTFKRQSNSNHTPIALLDSCKSIQQTKQAHAQLITTGLILHPIPANKLLKTLNLSSSASISYAHQVFDQIPFPDCFLYNTMINAHSLSPTSSHNSLILFRSMIWGSGLLPNQYTFVFVFKACGNGLGVLEGEQIRVHAIKVGLENNVFVTNALIGMYANWGLVEEARRVFDWSVNRDLYSWNIMLGGYVGTGDMVRAMDLFDEMCERDVVSWSTIIAGYVQVGCFMEALDLFHKMLQMGPKPNEFTLVSVLAACANLVALDQGRWIHVYLDKGEIKMNEQVLASLIDMYSKCGEIEFASKIFHYERSLKRKVWPWNAMIGGFAMHGKSKEAIDTFEQMKIERVSPNKVTFIALLNACSHGNMVHEGRRYFESMASSYGIEPEIEHYGCMVDLLGRTGLLKEAEEVISSMPMAPDAAIWGALLGACRIHKDMKRGERVGKVLKDLHSNHIGCHILLSNIYSASGRWNEANIVREKIEVSGRKKTPGCSSIELNGVFHQFLVGDRSHPQTKQLYSFLEEMTVKLKIAGYVPEFGEVLLDIVDEEDKETALSKHSEKLAIAFGLMNTAPGTPIRIVKNLRVCGDCHQATKFISKVYDREIIVRDRIRFHHFKDGICSCKDYW; this is encoded by the coding sequence ATGAGACGTTGTTACTCCACTTTCAAAAGACAGTCAAATTCAAATCACACACCCATCGCTCTTCTTGATTCATGCAAATCAATCCAACAAACCAAACAAGCCCATGCCCAGCTGATCACCACTGGCCTTATCCTACACCCTATCCCAGCAAATAAACTCCTCAAAACGCTCAATCTCTCAAGTTCTGCTTCTATCTCTTATGCCCACCAAGTGTTTGATCAAATTCCCTTTCCTGATTGCTTCCTCTACAATACCATGATCAATGCCCATTCACTCTCACCCACTTCTTCTCAtaattctcttattttatttcgaTCAATGATCTGGGGTTCGGGGCTTTTGCCTAACCAGTAcacttttgtgtttgtgtttaaagCTTGCGGCAACGGGTTGGGAGTTTTGGAGGGTGAGCAAATTCGGGTTCATGCAATAAAGGTTGGGTTGGAGAACAATGTGTTTGTTACGAATGCATTGATTGGGATGTATGCAAATTGGGGTTTGGTTGAGGAGGCTAGAAGGGTGTTTGATTGGAGTGTGAATCGGGATTTGTATTCGTGGAATATTATGCTTGGTGGATATGTGGGGACAGGTGATATGGTTCGAGCTATGGATttgtttgatgaaatgtgtGAACGTGATGTTGTATCATGGAGTACTATCATAGCTGGTTACGTCCAGGTGGGTTGTTTCATGGAGGCTTTGGATCTCTTCCACAAGATGCTGCAAATGGGTCCTAAACCAAATGAGTTTACACTGGTAAGTGTTCTTGCAGCCTGTGCAAATCTAGTGGCATTGGATCAAGGAAGGTGGATCCATGTTTATCTTGACAAGGGTGAGATCAAGATGAATGAGCAAGTTCTAGCTAGCCTAATTGACATGTACTCAAAGTGTGGAGAGATAGAATTTGCATCAAAGATATTCCACTATGAACGCAGTCTGAAGCGGAAGGTTTGGCCTTGGAATGCCATGATTGGTGGATTTGCAATGCATGGCAAATCCAAGGAAGCAATTGATACTTTTGAGCAAATGAAGATCGAAAGAGTTTCTCCTAACAAGGTCACATTTATTGCCTTATTAAATGCTTGCAGCCATGGAAATATGGTTCATGAGGGAAGGCGTTATTTTGAATCAATGGCAAGTTCTTATGGAATTGAGCCAGAGATAGAGCACTATGGGTGTATGGTAGATCTACTAGGCCGCACTGGACTCTTGAAGGAAGCTGAAGAGGTCATATCTAGTATGCCAATGGCTCCAGATGCTGCCATTTGGGGGGCATTACTTGGTGCTTGTAGAATTCATAAAGATATGAAAAGGGGAGAGCGAGTAGGAAAAGTTTTAAAAGATTTGCATTCCAACCATATTGGTTGTCATATTCTATTGTCTAACATTTATTCTGCATCTGGGAGATGGAATGAAGCAAATATTGTAAGAGAGAAGATTGAAGTAAGTGGCAGAAAGAAAACCCCTGGATGCAGCTCCATTGAATTGAATGGTGTGTTCCATCAATTCCTTGTGGGAGATAGATCCCATCCTCAAACTAAGCAGCTGTATTCATTCCTGGAAGAGATGACAGTTAAATTGAAGATTGCAGGATATGTTCCAGAATTTGGAGAAGTTTTACTTGATATTGTTGACGAGGAAGATAAAGAGACAGCTCTGTCAAAGCATAGTGAGAAGTTAGCTATTGCTTTTGGGTTGATGAACACAGCACCTGGAACCCCAATTCGCATTGTAAAGAACTTAAGAGTTTGTGGAGATTGCCACCAAGCAACAAAGTTCATATCCAAGGTTTATGATAGAGAGATTATTGTCAGGGACAGGATTAGGTTTCACCATTTTAAAGATGGAATCTGTTCTTGCAAAGACTATTGGTAG